A part of Haloarchaeobius sp. HME9146 genomic DNA contains:
- a CDS encoding ribonuclease R family protein: MSDDTSAQAAAGTAEGQGPVEIDEELARHLENKREELFEKFEIRDEFPQKVMDEAEERTTDVQQEIQDELDEREDLRDLTTWTTDPVDAQDFDDAISIRENEETFTLWVHIADVTHYVHPESAMWAEAVERGNTVYLPAYTIHMLPPMLAETVCSLVPNEDRLAHTVQMELDKETLSYDEIDIYKSVIHSDERLTYTQTERRLDEPDADLHDEISLVFEVADRLHEQRKEDGSLVLNPRRDRAHTIIEECMLKANKAVTHVLMWNRGVEAMYRVHPQPTPDEWDKALVEIQDLDGVSIPGDTWDDPRKAVNATLETAPERQLGKIQWAVMKVMPRAKYMSDPFGGHHALNFDIYGHFTSPIRRLSDLINHYIVYTNDVPEDLAALCSAASDKQKAAETCEREYKQFLQEVGLDPNAVNNRGIEVIPDDEDEEAEDTETAEQ, encoded by the coding sequence ATGAGTGATGATACGAGCGCGCAGGCCGCGGCCGGGACTGCGGAAGGCCAGGGCCCCGTCGAGATCGACGAGGAACTCGCGCGCCATCTCGAGAACAAGCGAGAGGAACTCTTCGAGAAGTTCGAGATCCGCGACGAGTTCCCCCAGAAGGTGATGGACGAGGCCGAGGAACGGACCACAGACGTCCAGCAGGAGATACAGGACGAACTCGACGAGCGGGAGGACCTGCGGGACCTGACGACGTGGACCACCGACCCGGTCGACGCCCAGGACTTCGACGACGCCATCTCCATCCGCGAGAACGAGGAGACGTTCACGCTGTGGGTCCACATCGCCGACGTGACCCACTACGTCCACCCCGAGAGCGCGATGTGGGCCGAGGCCGTCGAGCGCGGGAACACCGTCTATCTCCCCGCCTACACCATCCACATGCTCCCGCCGATGCTGGCCGAAACCGTCTGCTCGCTGGTCCCCAACGAGGACCGCCTCGCCCACACCGTCCAGATGGAACTGGACAAGGAGACGCTCAGCTACGACGAGATCGACATCTACAAGTCCGTCATCCACTCGGACGAGCGCCTGACCTACACCCAGACCGAGCGCCGCCTCGACGAACCCGACGCCGACCTCCACGACGAGATTTCGCTCGTGTTCGAGGTCGCCGACCGCCTGCACGAGCAGCGCAAGGAGGACGGCTCGCTCGTCCTGAACCCGCGCCGGGACCGCGCCCACACCATCATCGAGGAGTGCATGCTGAAGGCGAACAAGGCCGTCACGCACGTCCTGATGTGGAACCGCGGCGTCGAGGCGATGTACCGCGTCCACCCCCAGCCCACCCCCGACGAGTGGGACAAGGCGCTGGTCGAGATACAGGACCTCGATGGCGTCTCCATCCCCGGCGACACGTGGGACGACCCCCGGAAGGCCGTCAACGCGACGCTGGAGACCGCCCCCGAGCGCCAGCTCGGCAAGATCCAGTGGGCCGTGATGAAGGTCATGCCCCGCGCGAAGTACATGTCCGACCCGTTCGGCGGCCACCACGCCCTGAACTTCGACATCTACGGGCACTTCACCTCGCCCATTCGCCGCCTCTCCGACCTCATCAACCACTACATCGTCTACACCAACGACGTGCCCGAGGACCTCGCCGCGCTCTGTTCGGCCGCCTCCGACAAGCAGAAGGCCGCCGAGACGTGCGAGCGCGAGTACAAGCAGTTCCTCCAGGAGGTCGGGCTCGACCCCAACGCCGTGAACAACCGGGGTATCGAGGTCATCCCGGACGACGAGGACGAGGAGGCTGAAGACACGGAGACGGCCGAACAGTAA
- a CDS encoding RNA-binding protein — MQVKSRHHLRSDDVNEVESAVSEQLGVELDGDAYELVELDGSEFDLVLVDGEPHICYVDDEPFLTVAGANAHEVTRRAVTVDAGAISFVSGGADVMRPGIVEADSDIAEGDLVVIVEETHGKALAIGRALTNGDDMVGDSGKVVESLHHVGDDLYEFRV, encoded by the coding sequence ATGCAGGTCAAGTCACGCCATCACCTTCGCAGCGACGACGTGAACGAGGTCGAATCCGCGGTCTCGGAACAGCTCGGCGTCGAACTCGATGGGGACGCCTACGAGCTCGTCGAGCTCGACGGGAGCGAGTTCGACCTCGTCCTGGTCGACGGCGAGCCCCACATCTGTTACGTCGACGACGAACCGTTCCTGACCGTCGCGGGCGCGAACGCCCACGAGGTGACCCGCCGCGCGGTGACGGTCGACGCCGGTGCCATCTCGTTCGTCTCCGGCGGCGCGGACGTGATGCGCCCGGGCATCGTCGAGGCGGACTCGGACATCGCCGAGGGCGACCTGGTCGTCATCGTCGAGGAGACCCACGGGAAGGCGCTCGCCATCGGTCGCGCGCTGACGAACGGGGACGACATGGTCGGCGACTCGGGCAAGGTCGTCGAGTCGCTCCACCACGTCGGCGACGACCTCTACGAGTTCCGGGTCTGA